Proteins encoded by one window of Sorex araneus isolate mSorAra2 chromosome 3, mSorAra2.pri, whole genome shotgun sequence:
- the LOC101541159 gene encoding apolipoprotein A-IV-like, which translates to MILKAVILSLALVAVSGDSEEALVDLPVITGDEVATVMWDYFSQPSTNAKEEEEQKSELTQRIKTLFKNHIWSRLTKQPFTYDLEELVSFAVSLHQNLTKDSEKLKEENRKDLEELRAKMVPHAQDVSQIIGDTVRQLPRYASEYPKAIDRDVDLRSWMMDVRSKDIIKPIETALHDQADNLQTLLTSAFDQTQELIRSGILQLEWLQITYIRELKRKLNHTVEELGRSLAPFAQGVQEKLDHQLEDLSFQMKKHAEQLQANVSAGYQHLWPRLKVLIQDARETLRGHTEQPDKALAELYKGLDQQLEEFQRSLALFEEPFSQGMVQLVNMFGQKLGPNPGHGEDHLIFLEKDLRGKVKPFFLPIGKENYEKLQALGNQGKNLTLLEQVQSPAASEQSPAQ; encoded by the exons ATGATCCTGAAGGCTGTGATCCTGAGCCTGGCCCTGGTGGCTGTGTCTGGTGATTCGGAAGAAGCTCTAG TTGACTTGCCCGTGATCACTGGTGATGAGGTGGCCACCGTGATGTGGGACTACTTCAGCCAGCCGAGCACCAATGccaaagaggaagaggagcagaaaTCTGAACTGACCCAGAGGATAAA AACCCTCTTCAAAAACCACATCTGGTCAAGACTCACAAAGCAGCCCTTCACCTACGACTTGGAGGAGCTGGTGTCCTTTGCTGTCAGCCTGCACCAAAACCTCACCAAGGACTCAGAGAAGCTGAAGGAGGAGAACCGGAAGGACCTGGAAGAGCTGCGGGCCAAGATGGTGCCCCACGCCCAAGATGTGAGCCAAATCATCGGGGACACCGTGCGCCAGTTGCCGAGGTATGCCTCTGAGTACCCTAAAGCAATAGACCGCGATGTCGATTTGCGGAGTTGGATGATGGATGTCCGTAGTAAGGACATCATAAAACCCATAGAGACAGCGCTTCATGACCAGGCAGACAACCTGCAGACCCTGCTGACTTCTGCCTTTGACCAGACTCAGGAACTGATCAGGTCGGGCATACTTCAATTAGAATGGTTGCAAATCACATACATAAGGGAACTCAAGAGGAAACTCAACCACACTGTGGAGGAGCTGGGCCGCAGCCTGGCCCCTTTCGCGCAGGGCGTGCAGGAGAAGCTCGACCACCAGCTGGAGGACCTCTCCTTCCAGATGAAGAAGCACGCCGAACAGCTGCAGGCCAACGTCTCTGCCGGCTACCAGCATTTGTGGCCACGGCTGAAGGTCCTGATACAGGATGCGCGGGAAACGCTGAGGGGCCACACGGAGCAACCAGACAAGGCACTGGCCGAGCTGTACAAAGGACTGGACCAGCAGCTGGAGGAATTCCAgcgctctctggccctgtttgaAGAGCCTTTCTCACAAGGGATGGTGCAGCTGGTGAATATGTTCGGCCAGAAGCTGGGCCCCAACCCGGGGCACGGGGAAGACCATTTGATCTTCCTGGAGAAGGACCTGAGGGGCAAGGTCAAGCCCTTCTTCCTCCCGATCGGGAAGGAGAATTATGAGAAGCTCCAGGCCCTGGGGAATCAGGGCAAGAACCTAACCCTCTTAGAGCAGGTACAGAGCCCCGCCGCTTCGGAGCAGAGCCCCGCCCAGTAG